Part of the Deltaproteobacteria bacterium genome, GTCGGACCGACGCGCGACTATATTCAGCGGCAATTTGCCGCGTGCGGCGTGCCGCCGACCGAAAAAGCTGGGCGCCTCGGTGAGACCCTTGAGATCATGCGGCGGCTGTGGTGCGAGTCGAAGATCGATTTCGACGGGCGCTACTTCAAGCTGCACGACGTCGGGATTTTGCCGCATCCAGCGCAGCAGCCGGGTATTCCGATCTGGATCGCGGCGGACCGCAACGAGAACGGCTTCAAGCGAGTGGGTCGGCTGGGTGACGGTTGGGTAACGCTGCTGCCGACCGTCGAGCAATTTTCCGCGGCGCGGAAAAAAATCGATGGCCAGGCCAAAGCGTTTGCCCGAGAAGGCGCGGTGAAAGCCACCGCGTTGTACGCGACTTTTAACATTCATAACGATAAAGCGCGCGCGCAAGACGAAGGCTGGCAGTGGATGGAGCGCTTCTTCGAGCAGCCGCTCGCCAAGCTAGCTTACCATTCCACCAATTTCTGCACGCCGAACGAATGCGTCGCGCTGCTCAAGAGCTACGCCGCGGCGGGCGTGACCGACATCGTCGCGCGCATCGCTTCGGACGATGTGCGCGGCCAGGCGCGCATGCTGCTGCAACAAATCAAACCGCGATTATAAGCCCTCCCCAAATAATCTGATTGCCCCGGTCGGCATCTCTGTAGTAATCAGGGGGCGTGTTGGCTTGGTTATACCGAATGCAAGCGGTCTCCGACTTCCTCGCTCTCTCGAGAGGAGCGCGGTGAGGGCGCATTGTGGCATGATCTGCGAAGCTTCGAAGGGCGCTCACCCCGACCCTGAGGATGTGAAAAAAATCATGAGCCTCTCCGGCCCCGCCCGACAAATCTCCCTGACCCCTCTTTTCCAAAGAAGGGAACTCGGAGTCGACCTGCATCTGTCCCCCTTTGGAAAAGGGGGACCCAGGGGGATTTTATTTTCTCACAGCTCTCCTTTCCCAGAGGGCGAGGGAAATCGACCGTTGTATCGGCTTCCGGAACTCAACGCGCAGGAGGAAAATCAATGGGCGGCAAGGCCTCGATCCGTTTGGCTCTGCTTTCGTCAATGGTTGTGGTGTGCTTTTTTGCCCAAGCTGCGGCTCAAACCGTCGCTAGAGCAACCCGACCTTTGCGCGTCGCCTATCTCAGCACTTCGGCGACCATGGCGCCGGTATGGATGGCGAAAGACACCGGTGCGCTGACCAAAGAAGGGCTCGACCACGAAATTCTTACCATGCAATCGACCAGCGCGATTCCGGCGCTGGTAGCCAATGAGATCGACGTTGTCGAGGTCTCCGCGGCGCCGGTCATCACCGCTGCTTTGCGCGGCATCGACGTGATCTTCATCGCCGGTTTATTGAACACGATGATTTGGGATTTTTACGCGCGTCCGGAAATCAAAACTGTCGAGCAATTAAAAGGAAAAAT contains:
- a CDS encoding LLM class flavin-dependent oxidoreductase, which encodes MNIGLLLHTRQLIRAEDAAQSFEHLWADAAQAEELGFDHIWLGDSVTVLDKARGDCLTTMSAVAAKTKKIRLGIVPMLPALRNPVLLAHALATIDVISNGRLILGVSVGPTRDYIQRQFAACGVPPTEKAGRLGETLEIMRRLWCESKIDFDGRYFKLHDVGILPHPAQQPGIPIWIAADRNENGFKRVGRLGDGWVTLLPTVEQFSAARKKIDGQAKAFAREGAVKATALYATFNIHNDKARAQDEGWQWMERFFEQPLAKLAYHSTNFCTPNECVALLKSYAAAGVTDIVARIASDDVRGQARMLLQQIKPRL